The following proteins come from a genomic window of Botrytis cinerea B05.10 chromosome 14, complete sequence:
- the Bcutp5 gene encoding Bcutp5, producing the protein MSTKRKLPTKLGQPMVKQGAKSLGTAHLDESKTVVSGGGTASKVKTNGAKKSEVVEISSDEEEQSDDDMEEVEEDGSDVEDGNVNADVTMGDEGAEAAEEDGEPTFGDLVRANASEPIDVAAAFEDSKSQTLSYPQNSIQAPSGASLGTVLTQALKTNDVALLESCLHTTDLGTIRATIQRLDSPLAAILLQKLAERLHRRPGRAGSLMVWVQWSMVTHGGYLATQRGLIKKLSEVNRVLDERSKALQHLLSLKGKLDMLDAQIELRRGMQNRSGLDSEDNDEGVIYVEGQSDDEEEVIVNGLPQRLAKNGDLEDISDSEIEEEMLNGLVAESDEEEEDSEDDLIDDEAEETDADSGDEDEVDHDDIDEQGEEDESDDAEQGPPRSKMQKLTGNRFQNRR; encoded by the coding sequence atgtcAACCAAGAGAAAGCTCCCGACCAAGCTTGGTCAACCCATGGTTAAGCAAGGTGCGAAATCATTGGGAACTGCTCACTTGGATGAATCGAAAACTGTGGTGTCGGGTGGAGGAACCGCAAGCAAAGTCAAGACAAATGGAGCGAAGAAGAGCGAAGTGGTCGAAATATCCAGCGACGAGGAAGAACAAAGTGACGATGACAtggaagaagttgaggaggATGGAAGTGATGTGGAAGATGGCAATGTCAACGCAGATGTGACAATGGGAGATGAAGGAGCTGAAGCTGccgaggaagatggagaaccAACATTCGGAGATCTCGTTCGAGCAAACGCCTCAGAACCTATCGATGTTGCCGCCGCTTTCGAAGATTCTAAATCTCAAACCCTCTCGTACcctcaaaattcaattcagGCTCCATCTGGCGCATCCCTCGGAACAGTTCTTACTCAAGCACTCAAGACAAACGATGTCGCCTTATTGGAATCCTGCTTACATACTACGGATCTTGGTACGATTAGAGCTACAATTCAAAGACTCGATTCTCCTCTCGCCGCAATCTTGTTACAAAAGTTGGCAGAAAGATTACACAGAAGACCTGGTAGAGCTGGTAGTCTGATGGTTTGGGTTCAATGGTCAATGGTTACACATGGTGGCTACTTGGCAACTCAAAGAGGCCTCATCAAGAAGTTGTCCGAAGTAAACAGAGTTCTCGATGAGAGATCAAAAGCCTTACAACATCTTTTATCTTTAAAGGGAAAATTGGATATGTTGGACGCACAAATCGAATTACGACGAGGCATGCAAAACCGATCAGGATTGGATAGTGAGGATAATGATGAGGGTGTCATCTACGTTGAAGGTCAAAGTGATGACGAGGAGGAAGTTATTGTGAATGGATTACCACAAAGACTTGCCAAGAATGGAGATCTCGAAGATATTTCGGattctgaaattgaagaggaaatgcTTAATGGTTTGGTGGCGGAAtctgatgaagaggaagaagatagTGAGGATGATTTAATAGATGATGAGGCTGAGGAAACTGATGCGGATTctggagatgaggatgaagttgatcatgatgatattgacgagcaaggagaagaggatgaaagTGATGATGCTGAACAAGGACCACCACGATCCAAGATGCAAAAATTAACAGGCAATCGTTTCCAAAATAGAAGATAA